The sequence ctagagtcacccctggcccaccctaatggcgatatctcgaaaaggcgtccacctatagacctaatgcccactccctcttaaaatgctcagtaacacctttcatttgattcccatatcgtacaaacacattctagagacacccctggtccacctttatggcgatatctcgaaaccctcctccctccttttcaaaatacttattaacagctttcatttgatacccatatcgtacaaacatattctagagtcacccctggtccacctttatagcgatttctcgaaaaggcgttcacctatagaactaaagcccattcccttttaaaatactcattaccacctttcatttgatacccatatcgtacaaacacattctagagtcacccctggtccacattaatggcgatatctcgaaaaggcgtccaccgatagacctaaggcccactccctcttaaaatgctcagtaacacctttcatttgatacccatatcgtacaaacaaactctagagtcagccctggtccacctttatggcgatatccctaaatggcgtccatccatagaactatggcctactctctcttaaaatactctttaataccttccatttgatacacatgtcatacaaccacattccagggttaccctaggttcattttcctacatggtgattttcgttattttgtctgcatagctctcaactgagtatgtaatgttcggttacacccgaacttagccttccttacttgttaaatttcatTTCAGGTTCGCCCGACTACACCGTGACGTTTTGACCCACCGGGACTACTCTATTGCCACACAATCGGCACCGTTGGCGCGCCAACATAGAATGGGACGTGGCGCTAACTGAGACACTACACCACCAGTGGCATCAGTGGAAACAACTCCTGCCGGAGATATTACATGGAAATCCCAAGGTGCTATTCTCCAAATCTGCCTCATTCGGCCCAAGTAGAGCTCCATACATTCGTCGACGCAAGTGAGCATGCCTTCGCAGCGGCTTCATAATATGCGAATACACAGGATTATGGGTTCGACGTAACATTGGTCGCCGCTAAAAGCAAAGTTGCACCGCTGAAGCTCATCTCTATCCCCCGGATGGAACTTCAGGCAGCAGTAATTGGTGTACGCTTGGCTCAAAAAATACTCTCCATTCGAAGGTTGAAAATCAGAACCGTCACATTCTGGTCCGAATCTCGAACCGTCTTACAGTAGCTGAGAATAGATCCGCGTAATTTCCAACAATTCGTGATGCATCACATAGGGGAAATTCTTGAGTGCTCCAACAGTACCCAGTGGCGATGGGTATGTAGCAGACGGTGCGACTAAGGTCGACAGTACGATAGAAATTAAGCAGGGGCCTGACTTCTTGAAAATGCAAGAGTGCGAGTGGCCGCAAGTCCCACAACGCCTAGAGGGAAAAGACACGACCGAGCTGAAGAAACACGTATACGTTACGCAAAAAAGCGATGCCGTAAAATTGAACGTGGAATACTTTCGCGATTGGCACCGCGTCTACAGAGCAGTAGCAAGATTTCTTTTATATCTCGATCGACTAAGCGCCAACCGAACAAGTCAAGCCGAATAAGATTACTTTGGAATTAATCAACAACGCCACTAATATACTCTTTAAGCAGGCTCAAGCCGAAGCATACTTAGCCGGATTAACTTATTACGTGTAAAGCTACCACCAGGTAAACAAAGCAGGTTGGCTGGATTAAATGTCTACCTCGACGACAACGGTATTATGAGAACTCAAAGCATATCAGATTCAATCAACTGCAGAAAAGACGCCATCGTCATGCCACGGGAGAGCTACACTACATTCTTAATAGTGAAAGCATATCATGCTCAGAATCACATGTGGCGCACGAGATGGCTATAAACAGCGTACGTGCTTCCTACTAAATACCTCGTTTACGCGTTGTGTACGTCTGTCGTGCCAAACATGCAAAATAAGCAATGCCGTACCTAGCCCTCCACAAATGGCTCCAATTCCCAAAGCAAGGCTTGCCAGCTTTgagaaagccttcacatatatagGCATCGACTATATCGGAGCCATCCTTGTGAACGTGGGCCGACACAAGGAGAAACGATGGAGCGCACTTTTTACTTGCTTGACACTTCGAGCAGTGCATTTCGAAATCGCACACAGCTTAGATACCAGCTCCTGCATCATGTGCCTACGTCACTTTTTGGCACGACGCGGCACTCCAAGGAAGATATATTCGGACAATGGCACGAATTTTAGAGCCACCACAAAGGTTGTTTGAGAAGCGATAATCAAGATAGATTTTTaaaaggcagtcggttctatgtaccggagcgactcggaatttttcccgaccaaggagtgtcatttcagtgtaaccccatttaatttgttgcatccctcccacaaattgtcaaattcccagcagctccttgcagcgggactgctccatattctcttgctccgggaaggtatcgaatccaatccgggtccgtctcctgaccccggtcctgagaaatggttttactgcgtctgccggaaaagaatctttttaggacggtcatactctcttcagtgtgtctcgtgtaagggatggttgcatcggacaggttgttctgggctagatcccaaaaccagacgtccaggtaaattttataaatcttttgtggctccttgctgttcacacccaagggcgtcccgtagtctacgccttagttcGCCCCCagtaccttccagcagccccgctgttcagcaagccacaacaagtacccgctgctgctagcGCCtaacggcgccaccaactcatacggctgctcccactcacacctacaatctccgtattAGAGTAACAAGCAATGCCGAGTAGCAGGCCCTGCCTCCGTCTTCTCACCCcgtcttttccggcagcaatcgtgtatgtcagggaaacagactcttagtccctacctccttttgcaccgtttgccagcacataatatatatgtttgctaCATCCGCCCAATGAAGCTCCTGCCTGGCACAGTGCCACTTtgctagatgttctggtctccgcgacggcaaccccccccccccccccccccccgagttacattgcgccatgttgccaggccgcatacccaaatacaccgggtaccccaatgattacccaaggacgtccagccccagggccacaacagaagTTGCGTcttagcctttcacaacccaggcgtagtcacccgtcacttactcccagagtgacgccgtctcccccgttgcacttcagaattctgcagttaaactgtaatggattaactgagagagagactaaactcacagcaagatctgctctgcagacctgttctgggtataatgtccacagaaaagatcgcgagagcggaaatggaggcggcctcgcgtttataatacaccactctgtgcaatatcatatatttgatcccgacatcggccgcagggacagtgtgctagaacgtcaaggcttatctgtccggtcaggcgatgcaaacctagaaatcatcaacatctacatccctccccAGTGttaccccagtggataccgccctaatatcagcgccttactcactggcaataatcgcactaatttgggcgatttcaatgcccatcacgatctatggcattcaaacttgcaggcagacagtaggggtgagatgttggcggatgaaATAgaaaaacgacgttctgcacaataaacggagacgcccccacacatatggtaggaagctgtcacagttcgccggatatatcaatcttGAGCGCAGGACCCGTAAACTATggcaactggcagccgatggtaaaattggcatctgaccacctgcctatacttatttcgctcgagcgtcccgccgacgcactttcataaacttcaaaaacggaaagtgggacgaatacaaatcctttacagacaaccgctttgctgccctccttatcccgactgatgctcgccaaggggatcgtactttccgcaaggtcattgcatccgcctcggctcgcttcattcccgccggtagaattcccgaaattcggcctcatttttcggcggaggccgcaaacttatcgagagaatgtgaccttataagacagctcgatcccggcgacccccaaataagggatataaaccaacgcatcagaatgcttgtggatgaacacaagcgggcgaaatgggaggagcacctaagcggttgtaacctctctgccggtgtaggtaaactttggtccaccgtaaagtccctatcgaattcgtctaagcacaatgacaaaatttccatcgcctttggcgacaaagtgctgtcggatgcgaaaaaatgcgcgagcgctttctgccgacaatgtattatgcattatacggtcgacaaagatagacggagggccaacagacgcgcacataaacataaattcagcgtgtctccaattaccatcaccgccaaagaggttgaggacgccatcggtcatgctaaactatccaaagtagtgggcccagacggcatagccatgccgatgcttaaaagcctagggaaagatggtttcaaatatttagcacatgtcttcaacttgtctctttccacctttgtcattcccgaaaaatggaaaatggccaaggtggtcccgctactaaagcctgggaaatcagctaacatagaagggtcatatcgcccgatatctctcctatcgccagtagccaagacgcttgaatacattttgctcccctacttcaaagcaaatttgcagctagcctgtcatcagcatggttttagaaaattccatagcaccaccaccgcgctaaatgcaatTAGcagccagataaattgcggtttaaagataaagaaacgctcattaccacttacaaagcaattggccggccgattgcatgctacgcgtctccgatatggtcgccaagcctaaagaccactcactggaagaagctacaggcctgccaaaatactggccTCAGAACCGCcaagggttgtcttcttatgtccccagaacaccatctacataatgatgcgagaatactccccatcagggagagaaatgagatgctaagcAAATGGTTCCTGTTCAATACCCAATAACCTGGGCATccgaacagacatctgattgatgagccaacaccgcccaggggcttaaggtgtcatctccgtaagcattatgaggaaatacggcacctgagaactaagCCGTATAAACTCCACAACCAGGCGTCGGACctatatgccaggaattgcccggtgaatccagtactcaaagaactgtacccaaaacttgcgaaagaggaacgcatactccccagagaaacgcgagtcactctagctcaacttcgatctggatactgtaacaggttaaactcttacctatccagaatcaaccccgacatacagaaTGTATGCGCCGCTTGCAATGACACACATGACAccaccatctttttaattgcaatgtggaacaacGCCTCTAaccccctctcattatggtcctcccctgttgaaactgcaagattccttggactcccgttagaggacattgatgacaatttgagattggtcgcacctattggatggggtgaagcactgctacaacaacaacaacaacatagattTTGACAAACTAGTCGTAAAGTACGATAGCAGCAAGTGGCGTTTCAACCCATCTGGGCCTCCACACATGGGAGGCCCCTGGGAGCGACTCGTCCGAACCACCAAGACAGTTTTAATAAGCATCTGACCAACGTATTCCTTTAACGATGAAAGTATTCGTATTGCGCTGATGGAAGCAGAGTACATTATCAATTCACGTCCACTGACTTTCGTAAGTCTCGACTCTTCGGATGACGTCGCTCTCACACTGAACCATTTGTTGCTGGGGTCATCAGATGGCTATTAACCTATCTGCGGTGATGAACTAGATTTGAGGCAACGGTGGAACCAAACACAACTTTTCGGAAACCGATTTTGGAAGCGTTGGGTAAGCGAGTACGCACCTGTGCTaacgggttgttgttgttgtagcagtgcttgaaGAAAACCTAACGCAATCTTTGACCAAAAGGGCGAGTTATTAACGCAGTTGTAGCCAAAGACGGAGAAGTTCGGAGAGTGTCTGTGCAAACGAAGCACGATAAACTCACACATTGGTCGAATGAGTATATCGCACATACAATAGAATTGTTAAATTacttagcagtgtcatgctgtcgtaaataaTTACCAAGTTGTTTTCCCTCATTTTCTCGCCAACAATCTCATTTGATTACTCTTAAAACTACGTACTTCCTATCTACCATTAGTTTTTAATACTCACCGATACAATTCATAGCTGAACTGCTCTTTGAACGCTTGGCCCATCGGATTGAATTTGTGAGCACGTGGTGCTTGTACAGTGTAATTGTAGAGAAACGCATATTGGCGCGCAATCGCTTTGCATTGACGCAGGGCCGCGGTTAATGCATTCGAACCGCGTAGCATTTCCATTTCCTTCGAAGTAAAATACAATACCGTATTATATTTCTCCGGCAACAAATCAATGTAAGGCTTCCAAAAGCTATCTGGCTTCAAAGCTTCCAGCATAAGTACGTAGGACAATTTTAAATTAGACATTGAGCCGAATTGTGCCGGACTCGCTTCTAAATCGAGATTCTCCTCTGTGAGTATAAGTTTGCGTGGTATGCTAAAAAGCAGTTCATCTTCGGCTATATCGCGTGTAGCTTCCAAACCCAGCTCATAGCCGGGAAATTGAGCTATGCGCACACCATCATAACGCAGGCAATTTGCGCTGACCCAACTATAGAAATTTTCAATGTTTGCCAGGCGCGCAGCAATGCTTTGCTTGGATGTTGAACGTTGCAGCGGCGCTTCAAGTATTTGCACACGATGTAGCAATGACTGTATTTCAGTATATTGATCCCATTCTTCCTTCGGGTTAGTGGCCTGTTGGAAGCAAATTTCGAAAAGCGTTTTAATGAGCGCACTCAATTCATTACGTTTTTGTAGCATTAGTGTGGGTCGTTTACTGGGtgattgttgctgctgttgcttgCTGGACTCAACTTCGTCTGCATGGGCCGACACATTTGCTGCCCGTGTCTGGTTTTTATTGCTATTTGATTTGTTTTTATTTCGGTGATTCTTTCCCA is a genomic window of Eurosta solidaginis isolate ZX-2024a chromosome 4, ASM4086904v1, whole genome shotgun sequence containing:
- the Setd3 gene encoding actin-histidine N-methyltransferase isoform X1 → MGKNHRNKNKSNSNKNQTRAANVSAHADEVESSKQQQQQSPSKRPTLMLQKRNELSALIKTLFEICFQQATNPKEEWDQYTEIQSLLHRVQILEAPLQRSTSKQSIAARLANIENFYSWVSANCLRYDGVRIAQFPGYELGLEATRDIAEDELLFSIPRKLILTEENLDLEASPAQFGSMSNLKLSYVLMLEALKPDSFWKPYIDLLPEKYNTVLYFTSKEMEMLRGSNALTAALRQCKAIARQYAFLYNYTVQAPRAHKFNPMGQAFKEQFSYELYRWAVSTVMTRENLIPRSRPLATNGVTESSQETETIAALIPFWDMANHREGRVTSYFNVGTQEMESTAQANFKAGEQIFIHYGDRSNADLMIHNGFVNPDNPKDYVCIKLGLGNSDPLFTQRAKLLEMMQILKNTELRVLPPPTFISPELLAFVRVFNMNEQQLEHWISSERAMDLLHIDCALETTLESKTWQYLQTRLMLLLRVFPTTLEADEKQLAAYKKDELFLCYVEAMVLQYRILEKRILTAALDYAKQRIKV
- the Setd3 gene encoding actin-histidine N-methyltransferase isoform X2, giving the protein MGKNHRNKNKSNSNKNQTRAANVSAHADEVESSKQQQQQSPSKRPTLMLQKRNELSALIKTLFEICFQQATNPKEEWDQYTEIQSLLHRVQILEAPLQRSTSKQSIAARLANIENFYSWVSANCLRYDGVRIAQFPGYELGLEATRDIAEDELLFSIPRKLILTEENLDLEASPAQFGSMSNLKLSYVLMLEALKPDSFWKPYIDLLPEKYNTVLYFTSKEMEMLRGSNALTAALRQCKAIARQYAFLYNYTVQAPRAHKFNPMGQAFKEQFSYELYRFVNPDNPKDYVCIKLGLGNSDPLFTQRAKLLEMMQILKNTELRVLPPPTFISPELLAFVRVFNMNEQQLEHWISSERAMDLLHIDCALETTLESKTWQYLQTRLMLLLRVFPTTLEADEKQLAAYKKDELFLCYVEAMVLQYRILEKRILTAALDYAKQRIKV